One segment of Setaria viridis chromosome 4, Setaria_viridis_v4.0, whole genome shotgun sequence DNA contains the following:
- the LOC117854005 gene encoding anthranilate O-methyltransferase 1: MRMERDFHMVEGDGETSYTTNSRLQQKALFETKSVLQEAVRQVCSALLPPNLVVCDLGCGPGDNTLIFLSEVIKASSSHNVPEIQFFLNDLPGNDFSHVFRSAERFKSSVTAYHKGERRLPFHIAGLSGSYYTRLFPSQSVHLFHSSYSLHWRSQLPDGLDGNKRNIYIAKATPLSVVKLYQEQFQKDLMLFLQLRYDELVVGGQMVLTFLGRKEEDVYSGNLNYVYGLLAQSLQSLVEKGLVEEDKLNSFNLPIYGASIDEVKAAIKQTGLFDFNEFKLFESNWDPYDDSEDDNVQDNIQSGVNVAKCIRAVMETLFVSHFGESILDALFKEYASKVAEYLERDKAKYLVIVLSLQRR; this comes from the exons ATGAGGATGGAGCGTGACTTCCATATGGTGGAAGGAGATGGAGAAACCAGCTACACCACTAACTCCAGACTTCAA CAAAAAGCTTTGTTCGAGACTAAATCAGTGCTCCAGGAGGCTGTGAGACAAGTTTGCTCTGCTCTCCTCCCTCCAAATCTGGTGGTTTGTGACCTAGGCTGCGGTCCGGGTGACAACACACTCATCTTCCTCTCGGAGGTGATCAAAGCCAGTAGCAGCCATAATGTGCCGGAGATCCAATTCTTCCTCAATGATCTGCCGGGCAACGACTTCAGCCATGTGTTCCGATCAGCTGAACGGTTCAAGAGCTCAGTTACAGCATATCACAAGGGAGAAAGACGGCTTCCGTTCCATATTGCTGGGCTATCCGGGTCCTACTACACTAGGCTTTTCCCTTCCCAAAGCGTTCATCTCTTTCACTCATCTTATAGCCTCCATTGGCGTTCTCAG CTTCCTGATGGGTTAGACGGCAACAAGAGAAACATTTACATTGCAAAGGCCACACCACTGTCTGTGGTGAAACTGTACCAAGAGCAATTTCAGAAGGACTTGATGTTATTCCTTCAGCTGCGGTATGATGAACTAGTGGTTGGCGGGCAAATGGTTCTGACTTTTCTTGGGAGGAAGGAAGAGGATGTATACAGTGGCAATTTGAACTATGTTTACGGACTACTCGCACAATCTCTTCAGTCTCTTGTTGAGAAG GGCCTCGTGGAGGAAGATAAACTGAACTCGTTCAACCTACCAATCTATGGGGCGTCCATTGATGAAGTGAAGGCAGCTATCAAGCAGACTGGGCTGTTTGACTTCAATGAATTTAAACTATTTGAGTCAAACTGGGATCCTTATGACGACTCTGAAGATGACAATGTGCAAGATAACATCCAGAGTGGGGTGAATGTCGCAAAGTGCATAAGGGCTGTGATGGAAACTCTTTTTGTAAGCCACTTCGGTGAATCCATTCTTGATGCCCTCTTCAAAGAATATGCAAGCAAGGTAGCAGAGTATCTGGAAAGGGACAAGGCCAAGTACTTAGTCATTGTCCTGTCCTTGCAAAGAAGATAG
- the LOC117854120 gene encoding anthranilate O-methyltransferase 1, which yields MRMERDFHMVEGDGETSYTTNSRLQQKALFETKSVLQEAVRQVCSALLPPNLVVCDLGCGPGDNTLIFLSEVIKASSSHNVPEIQFFLNDLPGNDFSHVFRSAERFKSSVTAYHKGERRLPFHIAGLSGSYYTRLFPSQSVRLFHSSYSLHWRSQLPDGLDGNKRNIYIAKATPLSVVKLYQEQFQKDLMLFLQLRYDELVVGGQMVLTFLGRKEEDVYSGNLNYLYQLFAQSLQSLVEKGLVEEDKLNSFNLPIYGASIDEVKAAIKQTGLFDFNEFKLFESNWDPYDDSEDDNVQDNIQSGVNVAKCIRAVMETLFVSHFGESILDALFKEYASKVAEYLERDKAKYSVIVLSLQRR from the exons ATGAGGATGGAGCGTGACTTCCATATGGTGGAAGGAGATGGAGAAACCAGCTACACCACTAACTCCAGACTTCAA CAAAAAGCTTTGTTCGAGACTAAATCAGTGCTCCAGGAGGCTGTGAGACAAGTTTGCTCTGCTCTCCTCCCTCCAAATCTGGTGGTTTGTGACCTAGGCTGCGGTCCGGGTGACAACACACTCATCTTCCTCTCGGAGGTGATCAAAGCCAGTAGCAGCCATAATGTGCCGGAGATCCAATTCTTCCTCAATGATCTGCCGGGCAACGACTTCAGCCATGTGTTCCGATCAGCTGAACGGTTCAAGAGCTCAGTTACAGCATATCACAAGGGAGAAAGACGGCTTCCGTTCCATATTGCTGGGCTATCCGGGTCCTACTACACTAGGCTTTTCCCTTCCCAAAGCGTTCGTCTCTTTCACTCATCCTATAGCCTCCATTGGCGTTCTCAG CTTCCTGATGGGTTAGACGGCAACAAGAGAAACATTTACATTGCAAAGGCCACACCACTGTCTGTGGTGAAACTGTACCAAGAGCAATTTCAGAAGGACTTGATGTTATTCCTTCAGCTGCGGTATGATGAACTAGTGGTTGGCGGGCAAATGGTTCTGACTTTTCTTGGGAGGAAGGAAGAGGATGTATACAGTGGCAATTTGAACTATCTTTACCAACTATTCGCACAATCTCTTCAGTCTCTTGTTGAGAAG GGCCTCGTGGAGGAAGATAAACTGAACTCCTTCAACCTACCAATCTATGGGGCGTCCATTGATGAAGTGAAGGCAGCTATCAAGCAGACTGGGCTGTTTGACTTCAATGAATTTAAACTATTTGAGTCAAACTGGGATCCTTATGACGACTCTGAAGATGACAATGTGCAAGATAACATCCAGAGTGGGGTGAATGTCGCAAAGTGCATAAGGGCTGTGATGGAAACTCTTTTTGTAAGCCACTTCGGTGAATCCATTCTTGATGCCCTCTTCAAAGAATATGCAAGCAAGGTAGCAGAGTATCTGGAAAGGGACAAGGCCAAGTACTCAGTCATTGTCCTGTCCTTGCAAAGAAGATAG